A genomic region of Phycisphaerae bacterium contains the following coding sequences:
- a CDS encoding tyrosine-type recombinase/integrase, whose translation MSTKKHRKTKPPAYRYRPDRDRAVVTLRDSATGRARDFWLGEYGTPESRELYHRLIAEWEARGRCWPMVPGDAPPAAGPAAMTIDELLVEYRRWGESYYCPEHINVLKMVFGVLRKYYGSTPAADFGPNKLRMLRDQMILGDASADPPRKPWSRTCINASVQRIRHLFKWAVARELIPATVHQALATLEPLKRGRTAARETVRVGPVTSTLLRRSLRYMSRPARALVRLQLLTGARAGELVGMRACDIEIDPHSDIWAYRPEQHKNAFRERERTIYLGPRAQRILRRFLVGRPMTAYLFSPAEADVERRARLTATRCTPLNQGNRPGTNRRDTPRRTPGEHYATASYRRAIRYACDRAFPPPAPLARMAGETTKQWEARLKREHLWKDLLAWRCEHRWHPHQLRHTAATVLRREFGLEAAQLTLGHSSATVTDAVYAERDRAKVIEIMKRVG comes from the coding sequence ATGTCGACCAAAAAACACCGAAAAACCAAGCCCCCCGCCTATCGGTACCGCCCGGATCGCGACCGCGCGGTTGTCACGCTCCGCGACTCCGCCACCGGCCGGGCCCGCGATTTCTGGCTCGGCGAGTATGGCACGCCCGAGAGCCGCGAGCTCTACCACCGGCTGATCGCCGAGTGGGAAGCACGCGGCCGGTGCTGGCCCATGGTGCCGGGGGATGCCCCACCGGCCGCCGGGCCTGCGGCGATGACGATTGACGAGCTGCTCGTCGAGTACCGGCGCTGGGGGGAGAGCTACTACTGCCCGGAACACATCAACGTCCTGAAGATGGTCTTCGGCGTTCTGCGGAAGTACTACGGCAGCACACCGGCCGCCGACTTCGGCCCGAACAAGCTGCGAATGCTTCGTGACCAGATGATTCTCGGCGACGCCAGCGCCGATCCGCCGCGCAAGCCGTGGTCGCGCACGTGCATCAACGCATCCGTGCAGCGCATTCGACATCTCTTCAAGTGGGCGGTCGCCCGCGAGCTGATCCCGGCAACGGTCCACCAGGCGCTGGCGACACTCGAGCCGCTGAAGCGCGGGCGGACCGCCGCGCGAGAGACAGTCCGGGTCGGCCCGGTGACCAGCACGTTGCTGCGCCGCTCGTTGCGATACATGAGCCGGCCGGCGCGGGCCCTGGTGCGGCTGCAACTGCTGACCGGGGCGCGGGCGGGCGAGCTGGTCGGCATGCGTGCCTGCGACATCGAGATCGACCCGCACAGCGACATCTGGGCCTACCGGCCTGAGCAGCACAAGAATGCCTTTCGCGAGCGCGAACGGACGATCTACCTCGGCCCGCGCGCCCAGCGCATACTGCGACGGTTTCTCGTCGGGCGGCCGATGACCGCGTACCTCTTCAGCCCAGCTGAGGCGGATGTGGAGCGGCGCGCCCGTCTGACCGCGACGCGATGCACCCCGCTCAATCAGGGTAACCGGCCCGGAACGAATCGCCGGGACACGCCGCGGCGCACCCCGGGCGAACACTACGCGACTGCCAGCTACCGCCGCGCCATTCGGTACGCGTGCGATCGAGCGTTCCCGCCACCGGCGCCGTTGGCGAGAATGGCTGGCGAGACGACCAAGCAATGGGAGGCGCGCTTGAAGCGGGAGCACCTGTGGAAAGACCTCCTGGCCTGGCGGTGCGAGCACCGGTGGCATCCGCATCAGTTGCGGCACACCGCCGCGACGGTGCTACGGCGGGAGTTCGGGCTCGAGGCCGCTCAACTCACGCTGGGCCACTCCAGCGCAACGGTCACCGACGCTGTCTATGCAGAACGCGATCGCGCGAAGGTGATTGAAATCATGAAGCGTGTCGGTTGA
- a CDS encoding mannose-1-phosphate guanylyltransferase, producing the protein MRHAVIMAGGSGTRLWPLSRKRRPKQLLRLFEGASLLQLARRRLEGLFAPENIWVITSANYIDQVAAELPDLPRGNLIGEPMGRDTANAIGLAANLLARRDPDATMAVFTADHIIRPQERFTAAIQAGLEAAESLPESLVTFGIKPHSPQTGYGYIRRGAVLGPGTYRVAEFKEKPTRAVAEAYLRSGAYYWNSGMFAWRARAILAEIGRLLPENARGLAELGADWAQLAGTEAARQQFERLRRVSIDFGVMERAARVLVVEMDCDWQDLGSWAAVAATRPADADGNVVVGASGLFVQTQGNVVVSEDQHLVVMIGVSDVVVVHSGDATLVCRRDAVEQVKDVVGLISRSHGAAYE; encoded by the coding sequence ATGCGGCACGCGGTGATCATGGCCGGCGGGTCGGGGACACGGCTCTGGCCGCTGAGTCGCAAACGGCGGCCCAAACAGCTCCTGCGCCTGTTCGAGGGCGCGTCGCTGCTGCAGCTTGCGCGCCGGCGGCTGGAGGGTCTGTTTGCGCCGGAGAATATCTGGGTCATCACTTCGGCGAACTACATCGATCAGGTCGCGGCCGAACTGCCCGATCTGCCGCGCGGGAATCTGATTGGCGAGCCCATGGGGCGTGACACGGCGAACGCGATCGGGCTGGCCGCGAACCTGCTCGCGCGGCGCGACCCGGATGCGACGATGGCCGTGTTCACCGCCGACCACATCATCCGGCCGCAGGAGCGATTTACGGCGGCGATTCAGGCGGGCTTGGAGGCGGCGGAGAGTTTGCCGGAGAGTCTGGTCACGTTTGGCATCAAGCCGCACAGCCCGCAGACGGGGTATGGGTATATTCGGCGTGGGGCGGTGCTGGGGCCGGGCACGTATCGGGTGGCCGAGTTCAAGGAGAAGCCGACGCGCGCGGTGGCGGAGGCGTACCTGCGATCGGGCGCGTACTACTGGAACAGTGGTATGTTCGCGTGGCGGGCGCGCGCGATCCTGGCCGAGATCGGGCGGCTGCTGCCGGAGAATGCGCGCGGGTTGGCCGAGCTGGGCGCGGACTGGGCGCAGCTTGCAGGCACGGAGGCGGCCAGGCAGCAGTTCGAGCGTCTGCGCAGGGTCTCGATTGACTTCGGCGTGATGGAGCGCGCGGCACGCGTGCTGGTCGTGGAGATGGACTGTGACTGGCAGGATCTCGGATCCTGGGCCGCAGTTGCGGCGACGCGTCCGGCCGATGCGGATGGCAACGTGGTGGTGGGGGCCAGCGGGCTGTTTGTGCAGACTCAGGGGAATGTGGTGGTCAGCGAGGACCAGCATCTGGTCGTCATGATTGGTGTATCGGATGTGGTTGTCGTGCATAGTGGCGACGCGACACTGGTGTGCCGGAGGGACGCGGTCGAGCAGGTGAAGGACGTGGTGGGGCTGATTTCTCGGTCGCACGGCGCGGCGTACGAGTGA
- a CDS encoding preprotein translocase subunit TatC — MALFRRKAILNPDESRMTLGEHLEELRGCLGRCLIALVLACLACIWPAKYLLELIARPMVLALRRHGQPDSFLATGPVESLMVYIKVVLIFGVVIAGPYIIYQLWKFVAAGLYRHERKWVWQIVPVSVGLFFAGVAFMYIFALLLSLNFLVGFSGWLPLPKASPNAIERALLDMPEFVAPASQPGMAQAPVVPLLEADPCDPPVGTIWVNMPDGKLKVRWPQETYSFQLLRDDRRAMVTTHFKIGEYLSFVLILTVAFGTAFQMPLVVVFLARAGIVSVATFRKYRKIVIVVIVFMAGLLAPPDLMSHLLLSGPMIVLFELGLWLAARGARDEPEPGSDEPDGAAATGRAGGPGEPAGVTPEGPAEGSGS, encoded by the coding sequence ATGGCGCTGTTTCGGCGGAAGGCCATTCTCAATCCTGACGAGTCGCGGATGACGCTCGGGGAGCATTTGGAGGAGCTCCGCGGGTGCCTGGGGCGTTGCCTGATCGCGCTGGTGCTGGCGTGCCTGGCGTGCATCTGGCCGGCGAAGTACCTGTTGGAGCTGATTGCGCGGCCGATGGTGCTGGCGCTGCGCCGCCACGGGCAGCCGGACAGCTTTCTCGCGACCGGGCCGGTCGAAAGCCTGATGGTCTACATCAAGGTCGTGCTCATCTTCGGCGTGGTGATCGCCGGTCCGTACATCATCTACCAGCTCTGGAAATTCGTGGCGGCGGGGCTGTATCGGCACGAACGCAAGTGGGTCTGGCAGATCGTGCCGGTGAGCGTCGGGCTGTTTTTTGCTGGCGTGGCGTTCATGTACATCTTCGCGCTGTTGCTGAGCCTGAATTTCCTGGTGGGGTTCAGCGGGTGGCTGCCGCTGCCGAAGGCGAGTCCGAACGCGATCGAGCGGGCGCTGCTGGACATGCCGGAATTCGTGGCGCCGGCGTCGCAGCCGGGGATGGCCCAGGCGCCGGTCGTGCCGCTGCTGGAGGCGGACCCGTGCGACCCGCCGGTGGGAACGATCTGGGTGAACATGCCGGACGGGAAGCTGAAGGTCCGGTGGCCGCAGGAGACGTACTCGTTCCAGCTCCTGCGCGATGACCGGCGGGCGATGGTGACGACGCATTTCAAGATCGGCGAGTACCTGTCGTTCGTGCTGATCCTCACGGTCGCGTTCGGGACGGCATTTCAGATGCCGCTGGTGGTGGTGTTCCTGGCGCGGGCGGGGATCGTGTCGGTAGCGACGTTCAGGAAGTACCGCAAGATCGTGATTGTCGTGATCGTGTTCATGGCGGGGCTGCTGGCACCGCCGGATTTGATGAGCCATCTGCTGCTGTCGGGGCCGATGATTGTCTTGTTTGAGCTGGGGCTGTGGCTTGCGGCGCGCGGCGCGCGGGACGAGCCGGAACCGGGGTCGGACGAGCCGGATGGCGCGGCAGCCACTGGCAGAGCGGGAGGCCCCGGTGAACCGGCGGGAGTGACGCCGGAAGGTCCGGCGGAGGGGTCCGGCTCTTGA
- a CDS encoding CHASE2 domain-containing protein encodes MSTQRRTARWQALGIGLTATVVVLIAYAVGGLDWLELKTLDLRFHYANSISERADLVCIDIDDAALGLVGRWPWARDIQAGVLGVLHEAGLKALLTDITLAEPEPLRTIVPRQVDIVEEPTTLLEAEPVRALPDLELQAALADFGQVYLATDYAAGNVWEDILRSDAFVGVIAALVANQNDEAAHRAAELGLRLGHHAEPARAPLLWARIVVALEREPTLDAAALARQMGAQDAEAVALACEPCRALALERRIEDWLDAEPARWQEREPALFAALEEALIPQSPAYGEALAAALREVLGYRATMAATPLPLERVRAAAPPVDAISPVYFRLARAARRCGFVVFKPDADGIMRRTRLLVQHGGRVLPQLAFAVALDVLELKAEDVTAEPGRLMLRPPGGAKPVVIQLDDAGYTLVPWVPQGDWARQFGEHVPVGSVWQIYDQRQAMLHNDEWITAQLGELIGAGYLREHEQYLVDLRDALRLETELRWARCLGRRAEARLKAQGLAEYRRLLPEGAAALRAAVNGAVTDATQPAGVGQALERLGRALAANAAYQAEIDATLARLRARLAGKIGLLGYTATALADMTPIPTSERAPGVVSHANLLNGMLSGRMAYWAPMWLDALLTVTLGMLATYISVRRAPRTAAVGLVLLIGLYAVAAGGVAFYFWTCWIALVPPIIAVAVSYVAVLLYRYVFLERESRQIATALGQYTSATLARKMAEDAELCRRAESREVTAVFTDLEGFTRISERIGAERTQHVLNLALGRFSDVILRHEGMINKFIGDGVFAFWNPVIYPQADHARRACEAAVDLGAGLRALIDEQRRTGGDEVFGELVLRVGIATGNAVVGPCGSEQKYDYTCIGDSVNVASRLESANKFYGTRILVSGPTYAQAGDGFVVRPLGGVRVKGKTQAVPIFELLGRRGAVPESLCRYADQFGAAVAAFQQRAWTEAWAAFEACLRQRPDDLAARQYAAAVQHFIAAPPPDDWSGALELTEK; translated from the coding sequence GTGAGCACGCAGCGGCGGACAGCACGGTGGCAGGCGCTGGGGATCGGGCTGACGGCGACGGTCGTCGTGCTCATCGCCTATGCCGTCGGGGGGCTCGACTGGCTCGAGCTGAAGACGCTCGACCTGCGCTTCCATTACGCGAACTCGATTTCGGAGCGCGCCGACCTGGTGTGCATCGACATTGACGATGCAGCGCTCGGGCTGGTCGGGCGCTGGCCCTGGGCACGGGACATCCAGGCGGGCGTGCTGGGTGTGCTGCACGAGGCGGGGCTCAAGGCGCTGCTCACGGATATCACGCTGGCCGAGCCGGAGCCGCTGCGGACGATTGTGCCGCGGCAAGTGGACATCGTGGAGGAGCCGACGACGCTGCTCGAAGCGGAGCCGGTGCGGGCACTGCCGGACCTGGAATTGCAGGCGGCGCTGGCGGACTTCGGGCAGGTGTATCTCGCGACGGACTACGCAGCAGGGAACGTCTGGGAGGACATACTGCGGAGCGATGCGTTCGTCGGCGTGATCGCTGCCCTCGTAGCGAACCAGAATGACGAGGCCGCGCACCGGGCCGCGGAGCTGGGTCTGCGGCTGGGGCACCACGCCGAGCCGGCGCGGGCGCCACTGCTCTGGGCGCGCATCGTTGTCGCGCTGGAGCGCGAACCCACGCTCGACGCCGCGGCGTTGGCGCGGCAGATGGGCGCCCAAGACGCCGAGGCCGTGGCGCTGGCGTGCGAGCCGTGCCGGGCCTTGGCGCTCGAACGCCGAATCGAGGATTGGCTCGATGCGGAGCCGGCGCGCTGGCAGGAACGTGAGCCGGCGCTGTTCGCCGCATTGGAGGAGGCGCTGATTCCGCAGTCACCGGCGTATGGCGAGGCGCTGGCGGCGGCATTGCGCGAAGTCCTGGGGTATCGGGCGACGATGGCGGCGACGCCGTTGCCGCTGGAGCGCGTGCGGGCGGCCGCGCCGCCGGTCGACGCGATTTCGCCGGTGTATTTCCGGCTGGCGCGAGCGGCGCGGCGGTGCGGATTCGTGGTGTTCAAGCCGGACGCGGACGGGATCATGCGGCGGACGCGGCTGCTGGTGCAGCACGGGGGCCGAGTGTTGCCGCAATTGGCCTTCGCGGTGGCCCTGGACGTTCTGGAGTTGAAGGCGGAGGACGTCACGGCGGAGCCCGGGCGGCTGATGCTGAGACCGCCGGGTGGGGCAAAGCCCGTGGTGATCCAGCTCGATGACGCCGGCTACACGCTGGTGCCGTGGGTGCCGCAGGGGGATTGGGCGCGGCAGTTTGGGGAGCACGTGCCGGTGGGCAGCGTCTGGCAGATATACGACCAGCGGCAGGCGATGTTGCATAACGATGAGTGGATCACGGCGCAGCTGGGCGAGCTGATCGGCGCCGGTTACCTGCGTGAACATGAGCAGTATCTCGTGGACCTGCGTGATGCGCTGCGGCTGGAGACGGAGCTGCGCTGGGCGCGGTGCCTGGGGCGCAGGGCAGAGGCCCGGCTCAAGGCGCAGGGGCTGGCCGAGTATCGCAGGCTGCTGCCGGAGGGGGCGGCGGCGCTGCGTGCGGCCGTCAACGGCGCTGTGACAGACGCGACACAGCCAGCCGGCGTGGGGCAGGCGCTCGAACGGCTGGGGCGGGCGCTGGCTGCCAACGCCGCGTACCAGGCGGAGATCGACGCGACGCTGGCGCGGCTGCGCGCGCGCCTGGCGGGGAAGATCGGCCTGCTGGGCTACACCGCGACGGCCCTGGCCGACATGACGCCGATCCCGACGAGTGAGCGTGCACCGGGCGTGGTGTCGCACGCGAACCTGCTCAATGGCATGCTCAGCGGGCGTATGGCGTACTGGGCGCCGATGTGGCTGGATGCCTTGCTGACCGTCACGCTGGGTATGTTGGCGACGTATATCAGCGTGCGGCGGGCGCCGCGTACGGCGGCGGTGGGACTGGTGCTGCTCATCGGGCTCTATGCGGTGGCGGCAGGCGGCGTGGCGTTCTACTTCTGGACGTGCTGGATTGCGCTCGTGCCGCCGATCATCGCGGTGGCCGTGAGCTACGTCGCCGTGCTGCTGTACCGCTACGTGTTCCTGGAGCGCGAGTCGCGGCAGATCGCGACGGCGCTGGGGCAATACACGTCGGCGACGCTGGCGCGGAAGATGGCGGAAGATGCGGAGCTGTGCCGGCGGGCGGAGTCGCGCGAGGTCACGGCGGTCTTCACGGACCTGGAAGGGTTCACGCGGATTTCGGAGCGCATCGGGGCGGAGCGCACGCAGCACGTGCTCAACTTGGCGCTGGGGCGGTTCAGCGACGTGATCCTGCGGCACGAGGGGATGATCAACAAGTTCATCGGCGACGGGGTCTTCGCGTTCTGGAACCCGGTGATCTACCCGCAGGCGGACCATGCGCGGCGGGCGTGCGAGGCGGCGGTGGATCTGGGCGCGGGGCTGCGTGCGCTGATCGATGAGCAACGGCGGACGGGCGGCGACGAGGTATTCGGCGAACTCGTACTGCGGGTCGGGATTGCCACGGGTAACGCGGTCGTGGGGCCGTGCGGCTCGGAGCAGAAATACGACTACACGTGCATCGGCGACTCGGTCAACGTGGCTTCGCGGCTCGAATCGGCCAACAAGTTCTACGGCACGCGCATCCTGGTGAGCGGTCCGACGTATGCGCAGGCTGGCGACGGTTTCGTGGTACGACCGCTCGGCGGCGTGCGGGTCAAGGGCAAGACGCAGGCGGTGCCGATCTTCGAGCTCTTGGGGCGGCGCGGCGCGGTGCCGGAGTCGCTGTGCCGGTACGCCGATCAATTCGGTGCGGCCGTGGCGGCGTTTCAGCAGCGTGCGTGGACCGAAGCGTGGGCGGCATTCGAAGCGTGCCTGCGGCAGCGGCCGGACGACTTGGCAGCGCGGCAATACGCGGCTGCCGTGCAGCATTTCATCGCGGCGCCCCCGCCGGACGACTGGAGCGGGGCGCTGGAGCTGACCGAGAAGTAG
- a CDS encoding SDR family oxidoreductase, whose protein sequence is MPPRWLVSGASGQLGSHVVRRLARDAPGEPICALVGQNAVGTAGVEVQRVSLADAIALRRIAHAFRPTHILHLGAMTAVGDCHARPAEAEEVNVSATRALAEAATDLHARLVFSSTDMVFDGDHAPYRESDPTHPLSYYGRTKAAAERVLAEFDHTLVVRIPLLYGLPCSTRPTTFSQQLTALHNRQPLRLFTDEFRTPVWLADAARALIGLARDDLTGVIHVAGPERLSRYELIARCAALLGIYAPNLIPVSRLEIAAAEPRPADLSLDGAMLVRRRPDLQPGALRAAVVQPPT, encoded by the coding sequence ATGCCCCCACGCTGGCTCGTCTCCGGGGCCTCCGGTCAGCTCGGCAGCCACGTGGTGCGTCGCTTGGCCCGCGACGCGCCCGGCGAACCGATCTGTGCCCTGGTCGGCCAGAACGCCGTCGGCACGGCCGGCGTCGAGGTCCAACGGGTGAGCCTGGCCGACGCGATCGCGCTGCGCCGCATCGCGCACGCTTTCCGACCAACCCACATCCTGCACCTCGGCGCCATGACCGCCGTCGGCGACTGTCACGCCCGACCCGCGGAGGCCGAGGAGGTCAACGTCAGCGCCACCCGGGCGCTCGCCGAGGCCGCGACCGACCTGCACGCGCGGCTGGTGTTCTCCTCGACCGACATGGTCTTCGACGGCGACCACGCACCGTACCGCGAATCCGACCCCACGCATCCCCTCAGCTATTACGGCCGCACCAAGGCCGCCGCCGAGCGCGTGCTCGCCGAGTTCGATCACACGCTCGTCGTCCGCATCCCGCTCCTGTACGGCCTGCCGTGCTCGACGCGCCCGACAACGTTCAGCCAACAGCTCACCGCGCTGCACAATCGACAGCCGCTGCGCCTGTTCACCGACGAATTCCGAACCCCCGTGTGGCTGGCGGACGCCGCCCGCGCGCTCATCGGCCTCGCACGCGACGACCTGACCGGCGTGATTCACGTCGCCGGCCCCGAGCGTCTCTCGCGCTACGAGCTCATCGCCCGCTGCGCCGCGCTGCTCGGCATTTATGCTCCGAACCTGATCCCCGTCTCACGACTCGAGATCGCCGCCGCCGAGCCGCGTCCGGCGGATCTGTCCCTCGACGGTGCCATGCTGGTTCGCCGGCGGCCAGATCTGCAACCCGGGGCTCTGCGAGCCGCCGTCGTGCAGCCCCCGACTTGA
- a CDS encoding ATP-grasp domain-containing protein, which translates to MAKRRRPADPIVVLFTCIGRRVELVQAFRAAARRLGFALRVVGVDSDLTAPALTCVDEPVIVPRASAPNYMPAILAAVRDQHAHLLIPTTDTDLAVVSQHRAAITDLGCVPLIAEPEVISICRNKVQTFEHLRRCHIDTPDTYTPATLPPPGARRFPLFIKPRTGSASQWVHKLEDEVDLEYYVRHVADPIIQEFVTGVEHTLDVYVGLNGAPRCVVPRARWQVRGGEVCKGVVVKDLDIMNAGRHLVETLGPSVRGIVTLQCIVTPEHRIRFIEINPRFGGGAPLAIAAGADFPGWLLQELRGQTPAIAFDGFQHGLCMLRYDWSAFVPLEADLQPRLAPPLRGSPDFA; encoded by the coding sequence ATGGCCAAGCGTCGCCGCCCCGCGGATCCCATCGTCGTTCTGTTCACGTGCATCGGACGCCGCGTGGAGTTGGTCCAGGCTTTTCGCGCCGCCGCCCGGCGCCTCGGGTTTGCCCTGCGCGTGGTCGGCGTCGACAGCGACCTCACCGCGCCGGCCCTCACCTGCGTGGACGAACCAGTCATCGTCCCGCGCGCCAGCGCTCCCAACTACATGCCCGCCATCCTCGCCGCGGTCCGTGATCAGCACGCCCACCTGTTGATCCCCACGACGGACACCGATCTCGCGGTTGTCAGCCAGCACCGTGCCGCCATCACCGACCTCGGCTGCGTGCCGCTCATCGCGGAGCCCGAGGTGATCAGCATCTGCCGCAACAAGGTCCAGACCTTCGAACACCTCCGCCGCTGCCACATCGACACTCCGGATACGTACACGCCGGCCACCCTGCCGCCCCCCGGCGCCCGGCGATTTCCGCTGTTCATCAAGCCGCGCACCGGCAGCGCCAGCCAGTGGGTCCACAAACTCGAGGATGAGGTTGATCTCGAGTATTACGTCCGCCACGTCGCCGACCCCATCATCCAGGAGTTCGTCACCGGCGTTGAACATACGCTCGACGTCTACGTCGGCCTCAACGGCGCACCGCGCTGCGTCGTCCCCCGCGCCCGCTGGCAGGTCCGTGGCGGCGAGGTCTGCAAAGGCGTCGTCGTCAAAGACCTCGACATCATGAACGCGGGCCGGCACCTGGTCGAGACGCTCGGCCCCTCCGTCCGCGGAATCGTCACGCTGCAGTGCATCGTCACGCCCGAGCACCGCATCCGCTTCATCGAGATCAACCCGCGTTTCGGTGGCGGCGCGCCGCTGGCCATCGCGGCGGGTGCCGACTTCCCCGGGTGGCTGCTCCAGGAGCTCCGCGGGCAGACCCCCGCGATCGCATTTGACGGCTTCCAGCATGGGCTGTGCATGCTGCGCTACGATTGGTCCGCGTTCGTTCCTCTGGAGGCTGACCTCCAGCCGCGGCTTGCCCCGCCGCTGCGTGGCAGCCCCGATTTCGCATAG
- a CDS encoding glucose-6-phosphate isomerase — MPIPALQLDYANILDSVIGPAHGLSLAEIKRSEAAARDVVARIERERKAGQHRYRELPHDTEMLKQVRAAVRRYAGKFENLVVLGIGGSALGNTALQTALNPPLHNLLAARARRGPRLFVMDNVDPVQFGSLLDVIGPELRKTLFNVISKSGETAETASQFVIVRDLVARKLGRRGLKTNIVVTTDPAGGTMRGIVDAEGYDALPVPPGVGGRFSVLSAVGLFSAGMCGIKIDRLLAGAAAMGARVGQSAARKNPAGMLAMLLHAFYVRGKRLHVMMPYSYQLKDLADWYRQMWAESLGKQQDLEGQPVVVGPTPIKALGTTDQHSQVQLYREGPNDKVFIFLEVGKFTRDVKIPRVAGLPEDLAYLQGSTLGTLLNAEKRATEFALVASRRPCLTIRFPVVSEETVGQFIMLWEAATSIAGGLLNINPYDQPAVQTGKEFTFALMGKRGYEKQAAEYKRFAKRGGKYLV; from the coding sequence ATGCCGATACCTGCCTTGCAACTGGACTATGCGAACATCCTGGATTCCGTCATCGGCCCCGCGCACGGGCTGAGCCTGGCCGAGATCAAGCGCTCAGAGGCGGCGGCGCGCGACGTCGTCGCGCGGATCGAGCGCGAACGCAAAGCCGGGCAGCACCGCTACCGCGAATTGCCGCACGACACGGAGATGCTCAAGCAGGTGCGGGCGGCGGTGCGGCGCTATGCCGGCAAGTTCGAGAACCTGGTGGTGCTGGGCATCGGCGGGTCGGCGCTGGGCAATACGGCGCTGCAGACGGCACTGAATCCGCCGCTGCACAATTTGCTGGCGGCTCGGGCGCGGCGCGGGCCGCGGTTGTTTGTCATGGATAACGTGGATCCCGTGCAGTTCGGCAGCCTGCTCGACGTGATCGGCCCGGAGCTGCGCAAGACGCTGTTCAACGTCATCAGCAAATCGGGCGAGACGGCGGAGACGGCGTCGCAGTTCGTCATCGTGCGCGACCTGGTGGCACGCAAGTTGGGGCGCCGGGGGCTGAAGACGAACATCGTGGTGACGACCGACCCGGCGGGCGGGACGATGCGCGGGATCGTGGACGCCGAGGGTTACGATGCGTTGCCGGTGCCGCCGGGCGTGGGCGGGCGTTTCTCGGTGCTATCGGCGGTGGGGCTGTTTTCGGCGGGGATGTGCGGGATCAAGATCGACCGGCTGCTGGCGGGGGCGGCGGCGATGGGAGCGCGGGTCGGGCAGTCCGCGGCGCGCAAAAACCCGGCGGGCATGCTGGCCATGCTGCTGCACGCGTTCTATGTACGCGGCAAGCGGCTGCACGTGATGATGCCGTACAGCTACCAACTCAAGGACCTGGCGGACTGGTACCGGCAGATGTGGGCGGAGAGCCTGGGCAAGCAGCAGGACCTGGAAGGGCAGCCGGTGGTCGTGGGGCCGACGCCGATCAAGGCGCTGGGCACGACGGATCAGCATTCGCAGGTACAACTCTACCGCGAAGGGCCGAACGACAAGGTGTTCATCTTCCTGGAGGTGGGCAAGTTCACGCGGGACGTGAAGATCCCGCGTGTGGCGGGGTTGCCCGAGGACCTCGCCTACCTGCAGGGCAGCACGCTTGGGACCCTGCTCAACGCGGAGAAGCGGGCGACGGAGTTCGCGCTGGTGGCGAGTCGGCGACCGTGCCTGACGATCCGCTTCCCGGTGGTCAGCGAGGAGACGGTTGGCCAGTTCATCATGCTCTGGGAAGCGGCGACGTCAATCGCGGGCGGGCTGCTGAACATCAACCCGTACGATCAGCCGGCGGTGCAGACGGGAAAGGAGTTTACGTTTGCGCTGATGGGCAAGCGCGGCTACGAGAAGCAGGCGGCCGAATACAAGCGGTTCGCGAAGCGCGGCGGGAAGTATCTCGTCTGA